TGGCAGCGCCGCTACGCCGAGGGGTTCAGCGGGCTGGTTGCCGAGTTGGAATCCGGCAGCGACGTGATGGTCGCGGTGGAGAACATGTTCCCGTTCCGTGCCGACAGGTTCTGGGGCACCGGGCAGCCCTCGATCGAGCGGATGCGCAAACGCGGCGGCAGACCGGGACCGGCGATCTCGGCGTTCGCGCCGTCCTACGACCCGCTCGACGGCGGGCACGCGCACTTCACGCTGGACCTGTCGCACAGCGCCACCGCGGGCACCGATGCGCTGGAGCTGGCGCAGCGGATGGGTGAGGGGCTGGTGCACCTGCATCTGTGCGACGGCAGCGGGGCGTCCACCGACGAGCATCTGGTGCCCGGACGCGGCACCCAGCCGGCCGCGGAGATCTGCCGACAGTTGGCGGCAAGCGATTTCACCGGCCACGTCATCTTGGAGGTCACCACCTCGGGTGCGCGCACCGCCGCCGAACGGGATGTTCTGTTGACCGAGTCCCTGCAGTTCGCCCGGGAGCACCTGCTGCGATGAGTGTGCTGTTCAGCGATGCCATGCGGCTGGAATCGGCCGGTGGCGGGGTGTACCACGGCGTGCTCGACGAGCACTGGACGATCGGGCCCAAGGTGCACGGCGGGGCGATGCTGGCGCTGTGCGCGAATGCCGCGCGCACCGAGCTCGCGACCCCGGGCGGAGAACCGAACGAGCCTATTGTCGTGTCCGGCAATTTTCTGTGGGCGCCGGATCCCGGTGCGCTGCAGGTGGTCACGACCGTCCGCAAGCGGGGCCGGCGGATCAGCCTGGTCGACGTCGAACTCATGCAGGGTGACCGGGTGGCGGTGCGGGCGGCCATCACGCTGGGCGTGCCCGAACACGACGCGCCGCCGCTGCTGTCGACGAACCCGGTGGTGCCGTTGATGACGCCGGAGCCCCCGCCCGGGCTGGAGCCGATCGGGCCCGGGCATCCGATGGCCGACATCGTGCACCTGGCCCACGGCTGTGACATCCGGCCGTCGTTGACCACCATGGAGCCGCGCTCCGACGGTGGGCCGCCGGTCATCGAGTACTGGGTGCGCCCCCGCGGCGGCGATCCGGACGTGCTGTTCGCCCTGCTGTGCGGCGATGTGTCGGCCCCGGTGACGTTCGGGGTGCGCAGGTTCGGCTGGGCGCCCACGGTGCAGCTGACGGCCTTCCTGCGGGCCCGTCCGGCCAACGGCTGGCTGCGGGTGCTGTGCACGACGACCCAGATCGGTCAGGAATGGTTCGACGAGGACCACGTGGTGGTGGACTCCGCGGGCCGGATCGTGGTGCAGACCCGCCAGCTCGCACTGGTGCCTTCGACCTGATCTCGGCCACCGTGGGAAACTGCACCCCGTGGCAAGAATTGCGATCATCGGCGGAGGAAGTATCGGCGAAGCACTGCTCTCGGGGTTGTTGAGGGCAGGCCGGCAGGTCAAGGATCTGGTCGTCGCCGAGAAGAATCCGGACCGGGCCAAACAACTGGCCGACACCTACTCGGTGCTGGTGACCTCGGTGGCCGACGCCGCCGAGAACGCCACCTACATCATCGTCGCCGTGAAGCCGGCCGACGTGGAGCCGGTGACCGCGGAGATCGCCGAGGCGGTGGCCAAGGCGGACGGCGAGAGCGAGGAACAGGTCTTCGTCAGCGTGGCCGCCGGCGTCAGCACGGCGTTCTACGAGGCCAAGTTGCCCGCAGGCGCCCCGGTGGTGCGGGTCATGCCCAATGCCCCGATGGTGGTCGGCGGTGGCGTCAGCGCGCTGGCAGCAGGCCGCTTCGCGACGCCCGAACAACTCAAGGAAGTGTCGGCGATCTTCGACACCGTCGGCGAGGTGCTCACGGTGGCCGAGAAGCAGCTGGACGCGGTCACCGCGGTGTCCGGCTCCGGGCCCGCGTACTTCTTCCTGATGGTCGAGGCGCTCGTGGACGCCGGTGTGGATGCCGGCCTGAGCCGGGAGGTCGCCACCGATCTCGTGGTGCACACCATGGCCGGTTCGGCGGCCATGTTGCTGGACCGCCGCGACGGCACCCCGCCGGGTGTCATGGACACCTCGCCGGCCGCCCTGCGGGCCATCGTGACGTCCCCGGGCGGCACCACCGCGGCTGGTCTGCGGGAACTCGAGCGCGGGGGGCTGCGCAGCGCCGTCTCCGACGCCATCGCGGCGGCAAAAAAGCGCTCTGAGCAGCTAGGAATTACATCCGAGTAGTTCACCAATTTCGGACGGATTAGCCCACACCCGTCGCAATAACCCCAGTGGCCACGCTATTCTCCTCGTGTATGCACGCGTACGTGCCAGCGGTGGGGAAGCCGCTGGCCCGGCCGTGCCTTATGGATTGGGTTGCGATGACGTCATTGAACGGGCCATCGGCGCGGGATTCCGCCGGCGACGGCCAGCCGAAGGCTCAATTTCTCACTGTTGCCGAGGTGGCAAGCCTGATGCGAGTGAGCAAGATGACCGTCTACCGGTTGGTGCACAACGGCGAACTGCCGGCAGTGCGGGTCGGTCGGTCGTTCCGGGTGCACGCCAAGGCGGTTCACGATCTGTTGGAGACGTCGTACTTCGACGCAGGCTGATCGCACCGGGGTCCGGGTGGATCCGAGGCGAAGCGGGGACGCGTTTTCCGCTATGCCGGGGTGCCCGGGTAAGGTAATTCGGTCAGTTCACTTATCGGTAGGTAGCGGAGTTCATGGGTTCAGTTATCAAGAAGCGGCGTAAGCGCATGTCGAAGAAGAAGCACCGGAAGCTGCTTCGTCGCACTCGGGTGCAGCGCAGAAAACTCGGTAAGTAGTTTTCGGCTCTCGCCGATAGGCTGGCTCGATGGATGCGCAGGCGACCGAACCCAAGGTGGTGCTGGTCACCGGCGCCTGCCGATTCCTCGGCGGATACCTGACGGCACGGCTTGCGCAGAACCCCGCGATCGATCACGTCATCGCGGTCGATGCCATCGCGCCGAGCAAGGATCTACTTCGTCGGATGGGGCGCGCCGAATTCGTGCGCGCCGACATCCGCAACCCGTTCATCGCCAAGGTCATCCGAAACGGTGACGTGGACACCGTCGTGCATGCCGCGGCGGCGTCGTACGCGCCCCGGGCGGGCGGACGGGCCACCCTCAAAGAGCTCAACGTCATGGGTGCGATCCAGTTGTTCGCGGCCTGCCAGAAGGCGCCGTCGGTCCGCAGGGTCGTCCTCAAGTCGACCTCCGAGGTGTACGGGTCGAGCCCGCGTGACCCGGTGCTGTTCACCGAGGACACCGGTGCGCGCCGTCCACCGGCGGACGGGTTCGCCCGCGACAGCATCGACATCGAGGGTTACGCGCGTGGGCTGGCCCGGCGGCGCCCGGACATCGCGGTGACGATTCTGCGGCTGGCCAACATGATCGGGCCCGCGATGGACACCGCACTGTCCCGGTACCTGGCCGGCCCGGTGGTGCCCTCGGTACTGGGCCACGATGCGCGCCTGCAGCTGCTGCACGAGCAGGACGCCCTGGGCGCTCTGGAGCGGGCCACCGTCGCCGGTCGCGCCGGCACCTTCAACATCGGCGCGTCCGGGCTCATCATGATGAGTCAGGCGATCCGCAGGTCGGGCCGCATCGCGTTGCCGGTGCCGCGGTCGGCGCTGGCGGTGGTCGATTCCCTCAGGCGCGCAACGCGTTACACCGAACTCGATCGTGAGCAGTTGAATTACCTGAGCTATGGCCGGGTGATGGACACCGCGCGCATGCGCAACGACCTAGGGTATAACCCTAAGTGGACGACGGCAGAGGCTTTTGACGATTACGTGCGGGGACGTGGTCTGACTCCGATCGTCGATCCGAAATGGGTACGCTCGATGGAGAGTCGTGCAGTGGCGTTGGCGCAGCGCGTCGGTGGGTGATCAGACTCGATATCGGGCTGGGGAGGGGGATATCGCGTGTCGGGTGATTCAAAGGCGAAAGTGATTCCGCTGCATGCGAATTCGAGTCGTGCCTCGGCTCAGCGCCGGGCGGCTCAGCGCGCCGACAGCGCACGAAGGCACCCCTCCCTGCTGACCGATCCCGATACCCGGGCCTCCGCTGATCAGATGGCCGCGGTCGTCCGCGAAATCGATCAGAGCAGGGGGCATCCGGCCGAAGAGGACACCCCCAACGAGTGGGCGCAAGCGATCACCGCCCTCGCCGATTTCGTCATCAAGCGGATGACCGGCGACTACAGCGTCGACGAGTTCGGCTTCGACGAACACCTCAACGACGCCGTCGTGCTGCCCGTGCTGCGCACCCTGTTCCGGTCCTGGTTCCGGGTTGAGGTCAGCGGTATCGAGAACCTCCCGCTCGACGGGGCGGGGCTGGTGGTGGCCAACCACGCCGGTGTGCTGCCGTTCGACGCGCTGATGCTCTCGGTGGCAGTACACGACCATCACCCACGCAACCGGGTGCTGCGCTCGCTGGCCGCGGATCTGGTGTTCGACCTGCCGGGGGTCGGGCAGGCCGCGCGCAAGGCCGGCCACACCGTCGCCTGCACCGCCGACGCGCACCGCCTGCTCGGCGCCGGTGAACTGACCGCAGTGTTCCCGGAGGGCTTCAAGGGGCTGGGCAAGCCGTTCAAGGATCGCTACAAGCTGCAGCGGTTCGGCCGCGGCGGGTTCGTCTCGGCCGCGCTACGCGCCCAGGTGCCGATCGTGCCGTGCTCCATCGTGGGCTCCGAGGAGATCTACCCGAAGATCGGCGATCTGAAGCTGCTGGCGCGGGTGCTGGGTCTGCCGTACTTCCCGGTGACCCCGTTGTTCCCGCTGGCGGGGCCGCTCGGGCTGGTGCCGCTGCCGTCCAAGTGGCACATCAAATTCGGCGAGCAGATCTCCACCGACGGGTACGACGAGTCGGCCGCCGACGATCCGATGGTGACCTTCGAGCTGACCGACCAGGTCCGCGAGACCATCCAGCACACGCTCTATCAGCTGCTGGCCAACCGGCGGAACACCTTCCTGGGCTGAGGCCTCTTTCGCGAGCGAGACGTTCCTGCTCTCTCGCGAGCCGTTTGAGCGCAACAGCGTCTCACTCGGGAATCCAGCCGCGGGTCAACAGCGTGTTGCGGGCCTCGGTGACGATGTCGGCGGGCCGGTCCTCCCTGATGACGTGCACGACATGCCAGCCCAGGCGTCGCAGCACCCGCGCGACCTTGACGTCGTTGGCGT
This region of Mycolicibacterium diernhoferi genomic DNA includes:
- a CDS encoding sugar phosphate isomerase/epimerase family protein; amino-acid sequence: MRPAIKVGLSTASVYPLRIEAAFEHAARLGYDGVELMVWAEPASQDVGAVEELSRKYGVPVLSVHAPCLLISQRVWGADPIAKLERSVRTAEQLGAQTVVVHPPFRWQRRYAEGFSGLVAELESGSDVMVAVENMFPFRADRFWGTGQPSIERMRKRGGRPGPAISAFAPSYDPLDGGHAHFTLDLSHSATAGTDALELAQRMGEGLVHLHLCDGSGASTDEHLVPGRGTQPAAEICRQLAASDFTGHVILEVTTSGARTAAERDVLLTESLQFAREHLLR
- a CDS encoding thioesterase family protein, coding for MSVLFSDAMRLESAGGGVYHGVLDEHWTIGPKVHGGAMLALCANAARTELATPGGEPNEPIVVSGNFLWAPDPGALQVVTTVRKRGRRISLVDVELMQGDRVAVRAAITLGVPEHDAPPLLSTNPVVPLMTPEPPPGLEPIGPGHPMADIVHLAHGCDIRPSLTTMEPRSDGGPPVIEYWVRPRGGDPDVLFALLCGDVSAPVTFGVRRFGWAPTVQLTAFLRARPANGWLRVLCTTTQIGQEWFDEDHVVVDSAGRIVVQTRQLALVPST
- the proC gene encoding pyrroline-5-carboxylate reductase, whose amino-acid sequence is MARIAIIGGGSIGEALLSGLLRAGRQVKDLVVAEKNPDRAKQLADTYSVLVTSVADAAENATYIIVAVKPADVEPVTAEIAEAVAKADGESEEQVFVSVAAGVSTAFYEAKLPAGAPVVRVMPNAPMVVGGGVSALAAGRFATPEQLKEVSAIFDTVGEVLTVAEKQLDAVTAVSGSGPAYFFLMVEALVDAGVDAGLSREVATDLVVHTMAGSAAMLLDRRDGTPPGVMDTSPAALRAIVTSPGGTTAAGLRELERGGLRSAVSDAIAAAKKRSEQLGITSE
- a CDS encoding cell division/environmental response transcriptional regulator, whose product is MTSLNGPSARDSAGDGQPKAQFLTVAEVASLMRVSKMTVYRLVHNGELPAVRVGRSFRVHAKAVHDLLETSYFDAG
- a CDS encoding 30S ribosomal protein bS22 yields the protein MGSVIKKRRKRMSKKKHRKLLRRTRVQRRKLGK
- a CDS encoding SDR family oxidoreductase translates to MDAQATEPKVVLVTGACRFLGGYLTARLAQNPAIDHVIAVDAIAPSKDLLRRMGRAEFVRADIRNPFIAKVIRNGDVDTVVHAAAASYAPRAGGRATLKELNVMGAIQLFAACQKAPSVRRVVLKSTSEVYGSSPRDPVLFTEDTGARRPPADGFARDSIDIEGYARGLARRRPDIAVTILRLANMIGPAMDTALSRYLAGPVVPSVLGHDARLQLLHEQDALGALERATVAGRAGTFNIGASGLIMMSQAIRRSGRIALPVPRSALAVVDSLRRATRYTELDREQLNYLSYGRVMDTARMRNDLGYNPKWTTAEAFDDYVRGRGLTPIVDPKWVRSMESRAVALAQRVGG
- a CDS encoding lysophospholipid acyltransferase family protein, with the translated sequence MSGDSKAKVIPLHANSSRASAQRRAAQRADSARRHPSLLTDPDTRASADQMAAVVREIDQSRGHPAEEDTPNEWAQAITALADFVIKRMTGDYSVDEFGFDEHLNDAVVLPVLRTLFRSWFRVEVSGIENLPLDGAGLVVANHAGVLPFDALMLSVAVHDHHPRNRVLRSLAADLVFDLPGVGQAARKAGHTVACTADAHRLLGAGELTAVFPEGFKGLGKPFKDRYKLQRFGRGGFVSAALRAQVPIVPCSIVGSEEIYPKIGDLKLLARVLGLPYFPVTPLFPLAGPLGLVPLPSKWHIKFGEQISTDGYDESAADDPMVTFELTDQVRETIQHTLYQLLANRRNTFLG